One region of Dehalococcoidia bacterium genomic DNA includes:
- a CDS encoding thiamine pyrophosphate-dependent dehydrogenase E1 component subunit alpha yields the protein MRQTSHAPTGASPADYTALDLSPNALTDIYYHMSLARALDERMVILHRQGKVAFLVSCQGHEAAQVGSALAVNKGADFVVPYYRDTALVLALGMTPRDIMLGLFARAADPCSGGRQMPMHWSSRDLKIISGSSPVATHIIHAVGIAYASRLRREKAAAITFFGDGATSEGDFHEGLNFAGVHKLPVVFVCENNGYAISTPQRKQMAIKDVADRAAGYGFPGVVVDGMDVLAVFATVKEAMERARGGGGPTLVEAKTYRFLPHSSDDDDRSYRSREEVAEWRRRDPVECFRAFLSQKGLMTAQREAEVKERVAREVDEAQAFAEASPLPTPDTLLRHVYSEG from the coding sequence ATGCGGCAGACGAGCCACGCTCCCACCGGCGCCAGCCCCGCTGATTACACAGCCTTGGATTTATCGCCCAATGCCCTCACGGACATCTACTACCACATGTCCCTGGCCCGCGCCCTGGACGAGCGCATGGTCATCCTGCACCGCCAGGGCAAGGTCGCATTCCTGGTCTCCTGCCAGGGGCATGAAGCCGCCCAGGTCGGCAGCGCTCTGGCCGTCAACAAGGGCGCGGACTTCGTGGTCCCGTACTACCGGGACACCGCCCTGGTCCTCGCACTGGGCATGACCCCGCGCGACATCATGCTCGGCCTGTTCGCGCGCGCGGCGGACCCCTGCTCCGGCGGGCGGCAGATGCCCATGCACTGGAGCTCCCGCGACCTGAAAATCATCAGCGGCTCCAGCCCCGTCGCCACTCACATCATCCATGCCGTCGGCATCGCCTACGCGTCCAGGCTGCGCCGTGAGAAGGCCGCCGCCATCACCTTCTTCGGCGACGGCGCCACCAGCGAGGGAGACTTTCACGAAGGCCTTAACTTCGCCGGAGTCCACAAGTTGCCCGTGGTCTTCGTCTGCGAGAACAACGGCTACGCCATCTCCACTCCTCAGCGCAAGCAGATGGCCATCAAAGACGTGGCGGACAGGGCCGCGGGCTACGGCTTCCCCGGCGTGGTGGTGGACGGCATGGACGTGCTAGCCGTGTTCGCCACAGTCAAGGAGGCGATGGAGCGCGCCCGCGGCGGCGGCGGCCCTACCCTGGTGGAGGCCAAGACTTACCGCTTCCTGCCGCACTCCAGCGACGACGACGACCGCTCGTACCGCAGCCGCGAGGAGGTGGCGGAATGGCGGCGCCGCGACCCCGTCGAGTGCTTCCGCGCCTTCCTCTCCCAGAAAGGGCTGATGACGGCACAGCGGGAGGCGGAGGTCAAGGAGAGGGTCGCCCGCGAGGTGGACGAGGCCCAGGCCTTCGCCGAGGCCAGCCCCCTGCCCACTCCCGACACGCTGCTCCGGCACGTGTACTCCGAAGGCTAG